The following proteins are encoded in a genomic region of Pseudoxanthomonas suwonensis 11-1:
- a CDS encoding TRAP transporter small permease, whose product MSEPVTVPPTGAQRVLDLIATVAIGIAAAALLGLVVVQGWQVFARYVLNDSPSWTEPVTLLLLATAMSLGAATGVHTNRHFGFFLLHDHVRPGMRTAIDVVVQLVVATIGAVLAWWASVLLLDGLHIKAAGAALPQSINYLPLAAGGALMVLFALNRLALALLPHQAAAMEGDR is encoded by the coding sequence ATGTCCGAACCCGTGACCGTCCCGCCCACCGGCGCCCAGCGCGTCCTGGACCTGATCGCCACCGTCGCCATCGGCATCGCCGCCGCCGCCCTGCTCGGGCTGGTGGTGGTGCAGGGCTGGCAGGTGTTCGCCCGCTACGTGCTCAACGACTCGCCGAGCTGGACCGAGCCGGTGACCCTGCTGCTGCTGGCCACCGCCATGAGCCTGGGCGCGGCCACCGGCGTGCACACCAACCGCCACTTCGGCTTCTTCCTGCTGCACGACCACGTGCGCCCGGGCATGCGGACCGCGATCGACGTGGTGGTGCAGCTGGTGGTGGCCACGATCGGCGCGGTGCTGGCGTGGTGGGCCTCGGTGCTGCTGCTGGACGGCCTGCACATCAAGGCTGCCGGCGCGGCCCTGCCGCAAAGCATCAACTACCTCCCGCTGGCCGCCGGCGGCGCGCTGATGGTGCTGTTCGCGCTCAACCGGCTGGCGCTGGCATTGCTGCCGCACCAGGCCGCCGCCATGGAAGGAGACCGCTGA
- a CDS encoding TRAP transporter substrate-binding protein, whose translation MKGLTRRRLLLAGAWACALPLAAPGRLLAAASGAGEGARVLTATDVHVSDYPTVEAVRWFGQALRERTGGRLDIRLYHSGQLGRESEAIDMARFGAIDITRVYSGALNNAFPLTRALCLPYVFDSVQHMRHALDNGVADEVLRGFESRDLVGLAVYDSGARCFYNTKHPIVVPRDLHGLKLRVASSDIFIQLVRLLGANPTPMSLGDTFSGMETHMIDGAENNMRSFHSSRHFEAARFWSETGHSHAPDILLVSRRTFEALSPPDRRLLLETARASVDVMRRHWDASEERARQAVLAAGVQANEVDMDAFRAAARPLREQYLRDPAIAGLHQRIRALA comes from the coding sequence ATGAAGGGGCTGACCCGGCGCCGCCTGCTGCTGGCCGGGGCTTGGGCCTGTGCCCTGCCGCTGGCCGCGCCGGGCCGGCTGCTGGCCGCCGCCAGCGGCGCCGGCGAGGGCGCGCGGGTGCTGACCGCCACCGACGTGCATGTGTCCGACTACCCGACCGTGGAAGCGGTGCGCTGGTTCGGCCAGGCCCTGCGCGAACGGACCGGTGGCCGCCTCGACATCCGCCTGTACCACTCCGGCCAGCTGGGCCGCGAGAGCGAGGCGATCGACATGGCGCGCTTCGGCGCCATCGACATCACCCGCGTGTATTCCGGCGCGCTCAACAACGCGTTCCCGCTGACCCGCGCCCTGTGCCTGCCGTACGTGTTCGACTCGGTGCAGCACATGCGCCACGCGCTGGACAACGGCGTGGCCGACGAAGTGCTGCGCGGGTTCGAGAGCCGCGACCTGGTCGGCCTGGCGGTCTACGACAGCGGCGCCCGCTGCTTCTACAACACCAAGCACCCGATCGTGGTGCCACGGGACCTGCACGGCCTCAAGCTGCGCGTGGCCTCCTCGGACATCTTCATCCAGCTGGTGCGCCTGCTCGGCGCCAACCCGACGCCGATGTCGCTCGGCGACACGTTCTCCGGCATGGAGACGCACATGATCGACGGCGCCGAGAACAACATGCGCAGCTTCCACTCCAGCCGCCACTTCGAAGCCGCGCGCTTCTGGTCGGAGACCGGGCACTCGCACGCGCCTGACATCCTGCTGGTGTCGCGCAGGACCTTCGAGGCGCTGTCGCCGCCGGACCGCCGCCTGCTGCTGGAAACCGCGCGCGCCTCGGTCGACGTCATGCGCCGGCACTGGGACGCCTCCGAGGAGCGCGCGCGCCAGGCCGTGCTGGCCGCCGGCGTGCAGGCAAACGAGGTCGACATGGATGCGTTCCGCGCCGCCGCGCGCCCGCTGCGCGAGCAGTACCTGCGCGACCCGGCCATCGCCGGCCTGCACCAGCGCATCCGCGCGCTCGCCTGA
- a CDS encoding 2-keto-4-pentenoate hydratase codes for MSTEHGNGTGGLPPELAAIAERFTTARSRGASLPAFPGDIPADLVTAYRVQDAAIARWPDRVVGWKVGYIAPERRDGSGDERLLGPIFARHLWIATGGTEQVPVFAGGFAAIEAEYVLRLDADAPADKLEWTPDEAAALPSTLFAGIEIASSPLATINELGPRVVVCDFGNNNGLLLGPEIPDWTTLDEASLLADTSIDGQAVGSGGASRLPGGLRAAFAFALARSARRGRPLRRGELIATGNATGIHDIGVGQTGTVVFDGHATLRCVAVASAGEDPA; via the coding sequence TTGAGCACCGAGCACGGCAATGGAACCGGCGGACTGCCACCGGAACTGGCGGCGATCGCCGAACGCTTCACCACCGCCCGCAGCCGCGGCGCCTCGCTGCCGGCATTCCCCGGGGACATCCCCGCTGACCTGGTGACCGCCTACCGGGTCCAGGACGCGGCCATCGCCCGCTGGCCCGACCGGGTGGTCGGCTGGAAGGTCGGCTACATCGCGCCCGAACGCCGCGACGGCTCCGGCGACGAGCGCCTGCTGGGCCCGATCTTCGCCCGCCACCTCTGGATTGCTACCGGTGGTACGGAGCAGGTCCCGGTGTTCGCCGGCGGGTTCGCGGCGATCGAGGCCGAGTACGTGCTGCGCCTGGACGCCGACGCGCCCGCCGACAAGCTGGAATGGACCCCGGACGAGGCCGCGGCGCTGCCGTCTACCCTGTTCGCCGGCATCGAGATCGCCAGCAGCCCGCTGGCCACGATCAACGAGCTCGGCCCGCGCGTGGTCGTGTGCGACTTCGGCAACAACAACGGGCTGCTGCTGGGTCCGGAAATCCCGGACTGGACGACGCTGGACGAAGCCAGCCTGCTGGCCGACACCTCGATTGACGGGCAGGCCGTCGGCAGCGGCGGCGCCAGCCGCCTGCCGGGTGGCCTGCGCGCGGCCTTCGCCTTCGCCCTGGCCCGCTCCGCGCGGCGCGGCCGGCCGCTGCGGCGCGGCGAGCTGATCGCCACCGGCAACGCAACCGGCATCCACGACATCGGCGTCGGCCAGACCGGCACGGTGGTGTTCGACGGCCATGCCACGCTGCGCTGCGTCGCCGTGGCCTCGGCGGGCGAGGATCCGGCATGA
- a CDS encoding alpha/beta hydrolase: MVPPFLARLLLPLAIAGAAAPAAAAGAPPHIPLWPGTPPGSEGLALEQRVVERSSDPRLPDRYVDNIGQPFLSVYRPARPDGRGLLVVPGGGYQRVVVDKEGTALVPHFAGEDGLTLFVLHYRLPGEGHREPRDVPLADAQRAIRLVRQRAAEWGIDPDSVGVMGFSAGGHVAASLATRHAERVYPAVDEADRQPARPAYAVLVYPVIDMGAHAHPGSRERLLGLSPDAAAVRAYSLQNRVDATTPPVFLLHAQDDGTVPVENTLLLDAALRTAGIDHETHLYAHGGHGFGVRQAHGSLALWPAMVRAWIDVQAPPRDAGAGR, from the coding sequence ATGGTTCCACCCTTCCTGGCGCGATTGCTGCTGCCGCTGGCGATCGCCGGCGCGGCCGCTCCCGCGGCGGCGGCCGGGGCGCCGCCGCACATTCCCCTGTGGCCGGGCACGCCGCCCGGCTCCGAAGGCCTGGCCCTGGAGCAACGCGTGGTGGAGCGCAGCAGCGATCCGCGGCTGCCGGACCGCTACGTCGACAACATCGGCCAGCCGTTCCTCAGCGTGTACCGGCCTGCCCGCCCCGACGGCCGCGGCCTGCTGGTGGTGCCGGGCGGCGGCTACCAGCGGGTGGTGGTCGACAAGGAGGGCACGGCCCTGGTCCCGCACTTCGCCGGCGAGGACGGGCTGACCCTGTTCGTCCTGCACTACCGGCTGCCGGGGGAGGGCCACCGGGAGCCACGCGACGTGCCGCTGGCCGATGCCCAGCGCGCCATCCGCCTGGTGCGCCAGCGCGCCGCCGAGTGGGGCATCGACCCGGACAGCGTCGGCGTGATGGGCTTTTCCGCCGGGGGCCACGTCGCCGCCAGCCTGGCCACCCGCCATGCAGAGCGCGTGTACCCGGCGGTGGACGAGGCCGACCGCCAGCCGGCGCGGCCGGCCTACGCGGTCCTGGTGTATCCGGTGATCGACATGGGTGCCCACGCGCACCCGGGGTCGCGCGAGCGCCTGCTGGGCCTTTCGCCGGACGCGGCGGCGGTGCGTGCGTACTCGCTGCAGAACCGGGTCGACGCTACGACCCCGCCGGTGTTCCTGCTGCACGCGCAGGATGACGGAACGGTGCCCGTGGAGAACACGCTGCTGCTGGACGCGGCGTTGCGTACCGCCGGCATCGACCACGAAACCCACCTCTACGCGCACGGCGGCCACGGCTTCGGCGTGCGCCAGGCGCACGGCAGCCTGGCCTTGTGGCCGGCGATGGTGCGCGCCTGGATCGATGTCCAGGCGCCGCCGCGCGATGCCGGCGCCGGCAGGTGA
- a CDS encoding carboxylesterase/lipase family protein: MTQQPPSRPTEPQVDAGRRRLLRAGAAASTLALAAGTSLPAFAAPPAPVVATVHGRVRGLREHGVQVFRGIRYGADTAPVRFRAPLPPAPWRGVQDATAYGAQAPQRSREGMGSEDCLFLNVWTPDTDPRARRPVLFYIHGGGYDAGNGSDPLYDGTRLCTRGDVVVVTVNHRLNAFGYLYLGLLAAGYGSSGNAGQLDLVLALQWVRDNIARFGGDPGNVTVFGQSGGGAKIATLMAMPAARGLFHKAWTMSGQQVTAAGPRAATQRAQLFLRTVGIDPDAGDALARLQALPAQRIVEGTTARDFSRVEDTRLYFGPVMDGEVLPRHPFWPDAPAQSAAIPMVVGNTRDETRAFLGGDPANFELGWEELPARLEKQQYVDIRADLVVAHYRALYPHYTPSEVFFAATTAGRSWRGAVEELEARARQARGAAPTWAYQLDWGSPLDGGKFRAFHTLDIPLVFDNIRQPGSRTGEGAAAQQVAEAMSGALLALARHGDPNHPGLPHWEPYTLPRRQTLLFDVPPSLADDPRGGERAFWQQAPFVQRGTM, encoded by the coding sequence ATGACCCAGCAACCGCCATCCCGCCCGACCGAGCCACAGGTCGATGCCGGTCGCCGACGCCTGCTCCGGGCCGGCGCCGCCGCGTCGACGCTGGCGCTTGCAGCCGGCACCTCCCTGCCGGCGTTCGCGGCGCCGCCCGCGCCGGTCGTGGCCACCGTCCATGGCCGCGTGCGTGGCCTGCGCGAGCACGGAGTGCAGGTTTTCCGCGGCATCCGCTACGGCGCCGATACCGCGCCGGTGCGGTTCCGCGCACCGTTGCCGCCCGCGCCCTGGCGCGGCGTACAGGACGCCACCGCGTATGGCGCCCAGGCGCCACAGCGCTCGCGCGAGGGCATGGGCAGCGAGGACTGCCTGTTCCTCAATGTCTGGACGCCCGACACCGACCCGCGGGCCAGGCGGCCGGTGCTGTTCTACATCCACGGTGGCGGCTATGACGCCGGCAACGGCAGCGACCCGCTGTACGACGGCACGCGCCTGTGCACGCGCGGCGACGTGGTGGTGGTGACCGTGAACCATCGCCTCAACGCTTTCGGCTACCTCTACCTCGGCCTGCTCGCCGCGGGCTACGGCAGCTCCGGCAACGCCGGGCAGCTGGACCTGGTGCTGGCGCTGCAGTGGGTGCGCGACAACATCGCCCGCTTCGGCGGCGACCCGGGAAACGTCACCGTGTTCGGCCAGTCCGGTGGCGGCGCCAAGATCGCGACCCTGATGGCCATGCCCGCCGCGCGCGGCCTGTTCCACAAGGCCTGGACCATGAGCGGGCAGCAGGTCACCGCCGCCGGACCGCGCGCGGCGACCCAGCGTGCGCAACTGTTCCTGCGCACCGTGGGCATCGATCCGGACGCCGGCGACGCCCTGGCCCGCCTGCAGGCGTTGCCGGCGCAACGCATCGTGGAGGGCACGACCGCGCGCGACTTCTCCCGGGTCGAGGACACGCGCCTCTACTTCGGCCCGGTGATGGACGGGGAGGTTCTGCCGCGGCATCCGTTCTGGCCCGACGCGCCGGCGCAGTCGGCCGCGATCCCGATGGTGGTCGGCAATACCCGCGACGAGACCCGCGCCTTCCTCGGCGGCGATCCGGCGAACTTCGAGCTGGGCTGGGAAGAACTGCCGGCGCGGCTGGAGAAGCAGCAGTACGTGGACATCCGCGCCGACCTGGTGGTCGCGCATTACCGCGCGCTGTACCCGCACTACACGCCGTCGGAGGTGTTCTTCGCCGCCACCACCGCCGGGCGGTCCTGGCGCGGCGCGGTGGAGGAGCTGGAAGCGCGCGCGCGCCAGGCGCGTGGCGCGGCGCCGACCTGGGCCTACCAGCTGGACTGGGGTTCTCCGCTGGACGGCGGGAAATTCCGCGCCTTCCACACCCTGGACATCCCGCTGGTGTTCGACAACATCCGCCAGCCCGGCTCGCGCACCGGTGAGGGCGCGGCCGCGCAGCAGGTGGCCGAGGCCATGTCCGGCGCGCTGCTGGCGCTGGCCCGGCATGGCGATCCCAACCATCCCGGCCTCCCGCACTGGGAGCCCTATACCTTGCCGCGGCGGCAGACCCTGCTGTTCGACGTGCCGCCATCGCTGGCCGACGATCCCCGCGGCGGCGAACGCGCGTTCTGGCAGCAGGCGCCGTTCGTGCAGCGCGGGACGATGTAG
- a CDS encoding sialidase family protein: protein MRRTRACLALVLATASASAAATDPATPASPPYALATGLFDAQAPDLGLRPAAGTTSATVFRADPASGMFNNGAVPVVFGGRLYVQWQNSARDEDSPDTRVLYSRSDDGVHWSRPEVLMEAGSGGAMHSGGGWWSDGRTLVAYINVWPSGFQSGAGGWTGYRLSTDGVQWTPLRPVLGTGGAPVPGVIEQDPHALSDGRILAAFHLRPGILAAPFFSDDPLGLAGWQRGAMRNLPHAGPASRELEPSLFLRRAKDGGECAVMVFRDQGDSYRQLASESCDRGGTWTVPALTPMPDSRAKQSAGNLPDGSAFLVNAPSGQRERMPLAVTLSADGRCFDRSFLLRGRDALPPLRAGGRYKRPGYHYPKSVLWDDRLVVAYAVNKEDVAVTWVPLRSLAAGAAGPDRCPAPS from the coding sequence ATGCGACGCACGCGTGCATGCCTGGCGCTGGTGCTGGCCACGGCCAGCGCCAGCGCCGCGGCCACCGATCCGGCGACGCCGGCATCGCCTCCCTACGCGTTGGCCACCGGCCTGTTCGATGCGCAGGCCCCTGACCTGGGGCTGCGCCCGGCGGCCGGCACCACCAGCGCCACCGTGTTCCGGGCGGATCCGGCGAGCGGCATGTTCAACAACGGCGCGGTGCCGGTGGTGTTCGGGGGCCGGCTCTACGTGCAGTGGCAGAACTCCGCGCGCGACGAGGACTCGCCCGACACCCGCGTGCTCTACAGCCGCAGCGACGACGGCGTGCACTGGAGCCGGCCCGAGGTGCTGATGGAGGCAGGCAGTGGCGGCGCCATGCATTCCGGTGGCGGCTGGTGGAGCGATGGCCGGACCCTGGTCGCGTACATCAACGTCTGGCCGTCCGGCTTCCAGTCCGGCGCAGGTGGCTGGACCGGCTACCGGCTCAGCACCGACGGCGTGCAGTGGACGCCGCTGCGGCCCGTGCTTGGGACCGGTGGCGCCCCCGTGCCGGGCGTGATCGAACAGGACCCCCACGCGCTTTCCGACGGCCGCATTCTCGCCGCCTTCCACCTCCGGCCGGGGATCCTCGCCGCGCCGTTCTTCAGCGACGATCCGCTGGGCCTGGCCGGCTGGCAGCGCGGCGCGATGCGCAACCTGCCGCATGCAGGCCCCGCCAGCCGCGAGCTGGAACCGAGCCTGTTCCTGCGCCGCGCCAAAGACGGCGGGGAGTGCGCGGTGATGGTGTTCCGCGACCAGGGCGACAGCTACCGCCAGCTGGCCAGCGAGAGCTGCGATCGCGGCGGCACCTGGACCGTGCCGGCGCTCACCCCGATGCCGGATTCGCGCGCCAAGCAGAGCGCCGGCAACCTGCCCGACGGCAGCGCCTTCCTGGTCAACGCACCCAGCGGGCAGCGCGAGCGCATGCCGCTGGCCGTGACGCTGTCGGCCGACGGCCGCTGCTTCGACCGTTCCTTCCTGCTGCGCGGCCGCGACGCGCTGCCGCCGTTGCGCGCCGGGGGCCGCTACAAGCGCCCCGGCTACCACTATCCCAAGAGCGTGCTGTGGGACGATCGCCTGGTCGTGGCCTACGCGGTGAACAAGGAGGACGTGGCCGTGACCTGGGTGCCGCTGCGATCGCTGGCTGCCGGCGCTGCCGGTCCGGATCGCTGCCCGGCACCGTCCTGA
- a CDS encoding family 43 glycosylhydrolase, with translation MPTSFLPRFPVLAALLLAGAVSTAAAAGPASPWKRGIENQRQADLGDGTFLNPVFPGDRPDPSVLKDGDDYYLTLSSFDAYPGLPIWHSRDLVNWVPLGHAITRNVGSIWAPDIVRHEGRYYIYFPARTGGTEGSVRSNWVVWADDIRGPWSEPVELGLGKYIDPGHAVGEDGKRYLFLSGGDYVQLSDDGLRVVGEPKHVYDGWKYPESWDVEGYAQEGPKIHKRGQWYYMTTAVGGTAGPPTGHMVITARSKSIHGPWENSPHNPITRTRSRDEPWWSRGHATVVEGTDGRWWMIYHGYENGYWTLGRQALLEPIEWTDDGWFLARGGDLGKPLRKPSGEAIGAHGMALSDTFDGTSLGHQWSFYDPGRDEYDRLSFGNGAMGVQGKGRTPADSSPLTVIAGDKAYQFEVELEIEPGAVGGALLFYSDRLYVGVGSNGERFIMHRYGQERPVEGLPPGKGGKLWLRVTNNQHIVTFHTSRDGKRWEKYPVQMEVSGYHHNVAGQFLALKPAIYAAGSGKVHFRDFRYRALDY, from the coding sequence ATGCCGACGTCCTTCCTCCCGAGATTCCCCGTGCTCGCCGCCCTGCTGCTGGCCGGCGCCGTCTCCACGGCTGCCGCGGCCGGACCGGCCAGCCCGTGGAAGCGCGGCATCGAGAACCAGCGCCAGGCGGACCTGGGCGATGGCACCTTCCTCAACCCGGTCTTCCCGGGTGACCGCCCCGACCCCTCCGTGCTCAAGGACGGCGACGACTACTACCTGACCCTGTCCTCGTTCGACGCCTATCCCGGCCTGCCGATCTGGCATTCGCGCGACCTGGTCAACTGGGTGCCGCTGGGCCATGCGATCACCAGGAACGTCGGTTCGATCTGGGCGCCGGACATCGTCAGGCACGAGGGCCGCTACTACATCTACTTCCCGGCACGCACCGGCGGCACCGAGGGCAGCGTGCGCAGCAACTGGGTGGTGTGGGCCGACGACATCCGCGGCCCGTGGAGCGAGCCGGTGGAGCTGGGCCTGGGCAAGTACATCGACCCGGGCCACGCGGTCGGCGAGGACGGGAAGCGCTACCTGTTCCTCAGCGGGGGCGACTACGTGCAGCTGTCCGACGACGGGCTGCGCGTGGTCGGCGAACCGAAGCACGTCTACGACGGCTGGAAGTACCCCGAGAGCTGGGACGTCGAGGGCTACGCCCAGGAAGGCCCGAAGATCCACAAGCGCGGGCAGTGGTACTACATGACCACCGCGGTGGGCGGCACCGCCGGCCCGCCGACCGGACACATGGTGATCACCGCGCGCTCCAAGTCGATCCACGGGCCGTGGGAGAACTCGCCGCACAATCCGATCACCCGCACCCGGAGCCGCGACGAACCGTGGTGGTCGCGCGGCCACGCCACCGTGGTCGAAGGTACCGACGGCCGCTGGTGGATGATCTACCACGGCTACGAGAACGGATACTGGACCCTTGGCCGGCAGGCGCTGCTGGAGCCGATCGAGTGGACCGACGACGGCTGGTTCCTGGCCCGCGGCGGCGACCTCGGCAAGCCGCTGCGCAAGCCCAGCGGCGAGGCCATCGGTGCGCATGGCATGGCGCTGTCCGACACCTTCGACGGCACGTCCCTCGGGCACCAGTGGTCGTTTTACGACCCTGGCCGGGACGAGTACGACCGCCTGTCCTTCGGCAACGGCGCGATGGGCGTGCAGGGCAAGGGCCGCACCCCGGCCGACAGCTCGCCGCTGACCGTGATCGCCGGCGACAAGGCCTACCAGTTCGAAGTGGAACTGGAGATCGAGCCGGGCGCGGTCGGCGGCGCGCTGCTGTTCTACAGCGACCGCCTCTACGTCGGCGTGGGCAGCAACGGCGAGCGCTTCATCATGCACCGCTACGGCCAGGAGCGTCCGGTGGAAGGCCTGCCGCCGGGCAAGGGCGGCAAGCTGTGGCTGCGGGTGACCAACAACCAGCACATCGTCACCTTCCACACCAGCCGCGACGGCAAGCGCTGGGAAAAGTACCCCGTGCAGATGGAGGTGTCCGGCTACCACCACAACGTGGCCGGGCAGTTCCTGGCGCTGAAGCCGGCGATCTATGCCGCGGGTAGCGGCAAGGTGCACTTCCGCGACTTCCGCTACCGCGCGCTCGATTACTGA
- a CDS encoding rhamnogalacturonan acetylesterase — protein sequence MRKGKFSRSGTLLLLLGLSLPALAAPDPSISKRPPVSPIRASKIVLVGDSTTAVQGGWGPAFCARHVSSFLACVNLARGGRSTYNYRAEGSWDIALHEMRPGPYQDVYVLVQFGHNDQPGKPGRSTDLQREFPGNLRAYVREIRAAGARPVLLTPLTRRQFSDGRLVDDLAPWAEATRRVAAELQVPLVDLHARSTAAVQGMGPVQAMRFAQARPAPQQVVAAQAGSTIGMAPVTPAATPAAATVQANAAAEPMGTPKEAFDYTHLGTEGAGFFAAIVADELARAVPELRRNLIP from the coding sequence ATGCGCAAGGGAAAGTTTTCCAGGTCCGGAACCCTGCTGCTTCTGCTGGGCCTGTCGCTGCCGGCCCTGGCGGCGCCGGATCCTTCGATCAGCAAGCGTCCGCCCGTCAGCCCGATACGCGCGAGCAAGATCGTGCTGGTCGGCGATTCCACCACCGCGGTGCAGGGTGGCTGGGGCCCGGCGTTCTGCGCGCGCCACGTCAGCTCCTTCCTGGCCTGCGTGAACCTCGCCCGCGGCGGACGCAGCACCTACAACTACCGCGCCGAGGGCTCCTGGGACATCGCCCTGCACGAGATGCGGCCGGGGCCCTACCAGGACGTGTACGTGCTGGTGCAGTTCGGCCACAACGACCAGCCGGGCAAGCCCGGGCGTTCCACCGACCTGCAACGCGAGTTCCCCGGCAACCTGCGTGCCTACGTGCGCGAGATCCGTGCCGCGGGCGCCAGGCCGGTGTTGCTGACGCCGCTGACCCGCCGCCAGTTCAGCGACGGCCGCCTGGTCGACGACCTGGCGCCCTGGGCCGAGGCCACCCGCCGGGTTGCCGCCGAGCTGCAGGTGCCGCTGGTGGACCTGCACGCGCGCAGCACCGCGGCGGTGCAGGGGATGGGCCCGGTGCAGGCGATGCGGTTCGCCCAGGCGCGACCGGCGCCGCAGCAGGTGGTCGCGGCCCAGGCCGGAAGCACCATCGGCATGGCGCCGGTGACGCCAGCGGCCACGCCAGCGGCCGCCACCGTGCAGGCCAACGCCGCGGCCGAACCCATGGGCACGCCCAAGGAAGCCTTCGACTACACCCATCTCGGCACGGAGGGTGCCGGGTTCTTCGCCGCGATCGTGGCCGACGAGCTGGCCCGCGCCGTGCCGGAACTGCGCCGCAACCTGATTCCCTGA